The proteins below are encoded in one region of Planctopirus limnophila DSM 3776:
- a CDS encoding carboxypeptidase-like regulatory domain-containing protein translates to MSSLFSLTGFRWNGWSLGFVFLATGCGVSDTPVLAPVSGQVMREGSPVADALVIFTPAKGTASSGNTDSQGRFELRYFDGQGGAAVGSHRVKVTTGNPGKPLQPGDPPRPMLEPPEDILLPEPFEVRAGENSFQLPLPPKKKGSART, encoded by the coding sequence TTGAGTTCCTTGTTTTCACTAACCGGCTTTCGCTGGAATGGTTGGAGTTTAGGTTTTGTCTTCCTGGCAACAGGTTGTGGAGTCAGTGATACTCCTGTCCTCGCCCCTGTCAGCGGTCAGGTGATGCGAGAAGGCTCACCGGTCGCCGATGCACTGGTAATCTTTACCCCTGCAAAAGGCACGGCTTCATCTGGAAATACAGATTCGCAGGGCCGATTTGAACTACGCTACTTCGATGGTCAAGGCGGCGCTGCTGTGGGCTCACATCGAGTGAAGGTCACAACGGGCAATCCTGGTAAGCCATTGCAGCCTGGAGATCCTCCCCGTCCGATGCTTGAACCACCGGAAGACATTCTGCTTCCCGAACCATTCGAAGTTCGTGCTGGAGAAAACTCATTCCAGCTTCCACTCCCACCCAAAAAGAAGGGATCAGCCCGTACTTAA
- a CDS encoding DUF1559 domain-containing protein → MPRFRGFTLIELLVVIAIIAVLIALLLPAVQQAREAARRTQCRNNLKQLGLAMHNYHDQSNMFPMSTTRVTSSGQSTTTAASWIVRLFPMMDQTAAYNSLAFTDNDFTMERGKNRAWQTMSSLRVAGLNCPSSPLPQTRTQNTNTATRGLTTGVPNSIAIQTTNYVGIAGAYDAPAGGTANDTIWEGAHGRQVWNGLINPPIKGFSTVGLQKVTDGSTNTVMVGEQGNFRKDCSGNPVDRRTSNSNGGLWAGGPGGEDPADQYYGFWGNVTSFRAPAGINYDADCSNPFGTVPYWYGDPGYHHVFNSAHTGGAHFLFADGSVRFLSQNMSQSILNALCNKNDNTPVGEF, encoded by the coding sequence ATGCCGCGTTTTCGAGGGTTTACGTTGATTGAGTTGCTGGTGGTCATCGCAATTATTGCGGTGCTCATTGCCTTACTTCTTCCTGCGGTTCAGCAGGCAAGAGAGGCGGCTCGACGGACACAGTGCCGTAACAATCTCAAGCAACTTGGTCTGGCCATGCACAACTATCATGACCAGTCGAACATGTTTCCGATGTCAACGACACGCGTCACTAGCTCGGGTCAATCGACAACAACCGCAGCCAGTTGGATTGTCCGACTGTTCCCCATGATGGATCAGACAGCGGCCTACAATTCACTGGCCTTTACTGACAACGATTTCACGATGGAACGTGGTAAGAACCGCGCCTGGCAGACCATGAGCAGTTTGCGAGTTGCGGGTCTCAATTGCCCATCAAGTCCCTTGCCTCAAACAAGAACTCAAAACACCAATACAGCCACGCGCGGCTTAACAACGGGTGTCCCGAACTCTATTGCAATTCAGACAACGAATTATGTGGGCATTGCCGGTGCCTACGATGCACCAGCTGGTGGGACGGCAAATGACACGATCTGGGAAGGGGCTCATGGTCGTCAAGTTTGGAACGGGCTGATCAACCCTCCCATTAAGGGTTTCTCGACAGTTGGCTTGCAGAAGGTGACAGATGGTTCCACAAATACTGTGATGGTGGGTGAGCAAGGCAACTTCCGAAAGGATTGCAGCGGCAATCCGGTTGATCGTCGGACCAGTAACTCGAATGGTGGTCTGTGGGCTGGAGGGCCTGGTGGAGAAGATCCGGCTGATCAATACTATGGTTTCTGGGGTAATGTCACAAGTTTCCGGGCTCCGGCTGGCATCAACTATGACGCTGACTGCAGCAATCCATTCGGTACTGTGCCCTACTGGTATGGCGATCCCGGTTACCACCACGTCTTTAATTCGGCTCACACGGGTGGTGCTCACTTCCTGTTCGCAGATGGTTCTGTCCGTTTTCTATCACAGAACATGTCACAGTCCATTTTGAATGCCCTGTGCAACAAGAACGACAACACTCCAGTTGGCGAATTCTAA
- the tatC gene encoding twin-arginine translocase subunit TatC: MASPQITPSPAVSKSRSTPSIKTKDLFDDSTMTFGEHLEVLRVHVFRAMIGLVIAVCFSLYAGEYIVAFIRQPIDAALVRNNMMEFVQAEPQMSSGDFFSYLSNSFWALWGYENKTPASTDTQELKQELEQLQTEKTSPSKSIDLQLSAYELLSQLHQVAPESLPAPKEELKGKSITVKVMSDTFSTLRKAAENSVRPIALNVQEAFMTYLKVGFVSGLVFASPWVIYQLWLFVAAGLYPHERRYVYIYLPFSIGLFLAGAAFCYFAVFPLMLDFLLGYNARLGINPQIRISEWISFAVSFPLMFGISFQLPLVMMFLAKINVVTPKMFREQRRMAILVIAIASMLLTPSGDPASMILMMAPLLVLYELGIYLCKVPESSEEATSPEAA, encoded by the coding sequence ATGGCCAGCCCGCAGATCACACCGTCTCCAGCCGTTTCCAAATCAAGGTCCACTCCCAGCATCAAGACGAAGGATCTCTTCGACGACTCGACCATGACTTTTGGCGAGCATCTCGAAGTGCTCCGCGTGCATGTCTTTCGTGCGATGATCGGACTGGTGATCGCTGTCTGTTTTTCACTCTATGCCGGCGAATACATTGTCGCATTCATCCGCCAGCCGATTGATGCGGCCCTCGTGCGAAACAACATGATGGAATTCGTCCAGGCTGAGCCGCAGATGTCATCGGGTGATTTCTTCTCGTATCTCTCGAATTCGTTCTGGGCTCTTTGGGGCTATGAAAACAAGACTCCCGCATCTACCGATACGCAAGAACTGAAACAGGAACTCGAACAACTCCAGACCGAGAAAACGAGCCCCAGCAAGTCGATCGATCTCCAATTGTCGGCTTACGAGCTGCTGTCCCAACTGCATCAGGTCGCCCCGGAGTCGCTACCGGCACCGAAAGAAGAACTCAAGGGGAAATCGATCACAGTCAAAGTGATGAGCGACACCTTCTCGACTTTGCGAAAGGCAGCCGAGAACAGCGTACGGCCGATCGCACTGAATGTTCAGGAAGCCTTTATGACTTATCTGAAGGTCGGCTTCGTTTCGGGCCTGGTCTTCGCCAGCCCATGGGTGATTTACCAGTTGTGGCTCTTTGTCGCTGCCGGGCTTTATCCTCACGAGCGGCGTTATGTGTATATCTATCTGCCCTTCAGTATTGGATTGTTTTTGGCGGGGGCGGCCTTCTGTTACTTTGCCGTTTTCCCGCTGATGCTGGACTTCCTGCTGGGTTACAACGCCCGCCTGGGAATCAACCCGCAGATTCGCATCTCGGAGTGGATTTCGTTCGCCGTCAGTTTTCCACTGATGTTCGGCATCAGCTTTCAACTGCCACTGGTGATGATGTTCCTCGCGAAGATCAACGTGGTGACTCCCAAGATGTTCCGCGAGCAGCGGCGAATGGCGATTCTCGTGATCGCGATTGCTTCGATGCTGCTGACTCCTTCCGGTGACCCAGCCAGTATGATTCTGATGATGGCCCCCCTGCTGGTTCTGTACGAATTGGGCATCTACCTCTGCAAAGTCCCCGAATCATCGGAAGAAGCGACTTCTCCAGAAGCCGCCTGA
- a CDS encoding 6-phosphofructokinase: MKRIAILTAGGDTPALNATIYGAVERANALKIEVYGIIRGYAGLVDPRTPHVRLNPLFTTIPELDPCKGGTLLGASRTYVDPAESELLGQIGSRLKKLGIEGLICVGGDGTINGMQPLSEMLPCVLAPKTIDNDLGLNYLDEVHEWNEAGDRKELLTKPQREAIQLDEIINFATPGYATACFVVAQGMERIRTTAESHRRIAIVEVMGRDSGYIPLGSAYGQPDVILIPEVPLDMDRLERRIAELYDLQKHVVISIGEGIVDSTGHQLGAAHKSFDPAGNVVFSGAAEELKRMLVKRFGDEFFDSRRKHESGDSAIFTRKVGHTQRGGRPILFDRFYATQLGGKTVDLLHQGKNNVIATLQWSTKDGFRLDSIPAQRLRDQWGRIHARHVHPSLYDADKFQPSRLGMQYLSTILTSAVGADDIEQLSREIFSPGKLVARYQSVNIDIQRRIETIKDA, encoded by the coding sequence ATGAAGCGGATCGCAATTCTGACTGCCGGCGGTGATACTCCCGCACTCAATGCCACCATCTACGGGGCTGTCGAGCGAGCCAATGCCCTCAAGATCGAGGTTTATGGCATCATTCGAGGCTATGCGGGCCTTGTCGATCCGCGAACACCTCATGTGCGGCTCAACCCGCTTTTCACCACCATTCCCGAACTTGATCCCTGTAAAGGAGGCACTCTGCTGGGTGCTTCCCGTACCTATGTCGATCCCGCCGAAAGTGAACTCCTGGGCCAGATTGGCAGTCGGCTCAAAAAGCTCGGCATTGAAGGTCTGATCTGTGTCGGCGGTGACGGCACAATCAACGGCATGCAGCCACTTTCCGAGATGCTCCCCTGCGTACTGGCTCCAAAAACCATCGACAACGATCTCGGGCTTAACTATCTCGATGAAGTTCACGAATGGAACGAAGCGGGCGACCGCAAAGAACTGCTGACCAAACCTCAGCGCGAAGCCATTCAACTCGACGAAATCATTAACTTTGCCACTCCCGGTTATGCCACAGCCTGCTTTGTGGTCGCCCAGGGGATGGAGCGCATCCGCACGACGGCAGAAAGCCACCGCCGGATTGCAATTGTCGAAGTCATGGGACGAGATTCCGGCTATATCCCGCTCGGCTCTGCTTACGGCCAGCCCGATGTCATCCTGATTCCTGAAGTGCCGCTCGATATGGATCGTCTTGAACGACGTATTGCCGAGCTTTACGACCTGCAGAAGCACGTGGTCATTTCGATTGGCGAAGGGATTGTCGATTCGACTGGCCATCAACTGGGTGCGGCTCATAAGAGCTTCGACCCCGCAGGCAACGTGGTCTTCAGCGGTGCGGCTGAAGAATTGAAACGCATGCTGGTTAAGCGATTTGGTGATGAATTCTTTGATAGCCGCCGCAAGCACGAATCGGGGGATTCGGCGATCTTTACTCGTAAAGTGGGTCACACCCAGCGTGGTGGTCGTCCGATTCTGTTTGATCGCTTCTATGCGACACAACTCGGTGGCAAAACGGTCGATCTGCTGCATCAAGGCAAAAACAACGTGATTGCCACGTTGCAGTGGTCTACTAAAGATGGCTTCCGCCTCGATTCGATCCCTGCCCAACGCCTGCGCGATCAGTGGGGCCGCATTCATGCCCGGCATGTGCACCCCTCACTGTACGATGCCGATAAGTTCCAGCCATCGCGACTGGGGATGCAGTATCTTTCGACTATCCTCACCAGTGCCGTGGGTGCCGACGATATCGAACAGCTCTCACGCGAGATCTTCAGCCCGGGCAAACTGGTGGCTCGTTACCAGAGTGTGAATATCGACATCCAGCGGCGGATCGAAACCATCAAGGATGCCTGA
- a CDS encoding class I SAM-dependent methyltransferase: MSAALSLDAWGAQATAPALAIAPGTFQPEIFRESIDCPCCGSHQFRTIIEATDPLTGIGGKFPIVECESCSMVITNPRPTLASLGYFYPAEYSPYDHNSGDGLKAFDRFIEQSALRTDFGYPPQPVGLLTRMASRLAASRFRTKFTRHEWIPWTGSGRLLDVGCGSGGFLTRMKRLGWNVEGIDYASDVARKVQERTGIRVLAGTIPHPELKLSSYDVVSLWHVLEHVPDPRATLSAAADLLAPGGKLVLEVPNIESWSFAEFREDWFALEAPRHLNHFSPKSLAKILPEGRFSSVKIEQIGMRSWIRKSAQMAVKKGHEKYNAWLKAGKPHFTKLAAQSEADHRGDALRLIAVKSNA, translated from the coding sequence ATGTCGGCAGCTCTCTCCCTCGATGCGTGGGGTGCTCAGGCCACGGCACCGGCCTTGGCGATCGCTCCGGGTACATTCCAGCCGGAAATCTTCCGCGAATCGATCGATTGCCCATGCTGTGGATCTCATCAATTCCGCACAATCATTGAAGCAACTGACCCACTCACGGGAATTGGCGGGAAGTTTCCCATCGTCGAGTGCGAGTCGTGCTCAATGGTCATTACCAATCCCCGGCCCACACTCGCTTCTTTGGGGTACTTTTATCCCGCCGAATACTCACCTTACGATCACAACTCGGGAGACGGTCTCAAAGCGTTTGACCGCTTCATTGAACAGTCGGCACTGCGAACTGATTTTGGCTACCCGCCACAACCCGTCGGCCTGTTGACTCGCATGGCCTCCCGGCTGGCGGCATCACGATTTCGAACCAAGTTTACGCGCCATGAATGGATTCCCTGGACAGGCTCAGGCCGCCTGCTTGATGTGGGCTGCGGCTCGGGAGGATTTCTCACCCGCATGAAACGCCTGGGCTGGAACGTCGAAGGGATCGACTACGCCAGCGATGTGGCCCGCAAAGTCCAGGAGCGAACAGGAATTCGCGTACTGGCAGGGACGATTCCTCATCCTGAACTCAAGCTCTCCAGCTACGATGTCGTCTCTTTGTGGCATGTACTCGAGCATGTCCCTGATCCTCGGGCGACACTTTCAGCGGCGGCTGATCTGTTGGCCCCCGGTGGAAAACTTGTTCTCGAAGTTCCCAACATCGAGAGCTGGAGTTTTGCCGAGTTCCGCGAAGACTGGTTCGCTTTGGAAGCCCCGAGGCATCTCAACCACTTCAGCCCAAAGTCCTTGGCAAAGATTCTTCCTGAAGGCCGCTTCTCGTCCGTCAAGATTGAACAGATTGGCATGCGGTCGTGGATTCGGAAGTCGGCCCAGATGGCTGTCAAGAAGGGTCACGAGAAGTACAACGCCTGGCTGAAAGCGGGCAAACCACACTTTACGAAGCTGGCTGCTCAAAGCGAAGCCGACCATCGGGGCGACGCCTTGCGATTGATTGCTGTGAAGTCAAACGCCTAG
- a CDS encoding glycosyltransferase family 2 protein encodes MIPWSPLPPAPSTLIETPAATSTLSAGHRVQPPLVSVVIVNWNGGEMLQACLHSLENCEGRDSLEVIVVDNASSDNSWRNIPALHYPFKLLRNETNLGFAMACNQGAELSSSEFVLLLNPDSILYPQSISKVVEFLNAPAQADIGICGIQLEDERGRVSRTCSRLPTPVSLIAKSWRLDSYFPRWFPPLFMKEWDHLSTRDVEEVIGAFFLVRRDVWHQLNGLDERYFVYFEEVDFCERARLAGYRTVYFAGARARHLGGGSSKQIRGKAGFYNLRARLQYAAKHFSKRQAQLVVLHTLTIEPAIRLFEAAIKLKFKRLPEIWTSYQMLWRDWLTYGIRQVAIYERPPIHQPSGGKNAKAA; translated from the coding sequence ATGATCCCCTGGTCGCCACTCCCACCAGCTCCATCGACATTGATCGAAACACCTGCTGCCACGTCTACGCTCTCTGCAGGCCACCGAGTACAGCCTCCACTCGTCTCTGTCGTGATCGTCAACTGGAACGGCGGAGAGATGCTGCAGGCATGTCTGCACTCGCTGGAAAACTGCGAGGGCCGAGATTCACTTGAAGTCATCGTGGTGGATAACGCCTCCAGCGACAATTCGTGGAGGAACATCCCCGCATTACACTATCCCTTCAAGCTCCTGCGGAATGAAACAAATCTTGGTTTTGCCATGGCCTGCAATCAGGGGGCAGAACTCAGTTCCAGCGAGTTTGTACTACTACTGAACCCGGATTCCATCCTTTACCCACAATCGATCTCGAAGGTTGTCGAGTTTCTGAATGCGCCCGCACAGGCTGACATTGGCATCTGCGGCATCCAGCTCGAAGATGAGCGTGGTCGAGTTTCACGAACTTGCTCAAGGTTACCGACGCCCGTCTCTTTGATAGCGAAATCATGGCGGCTCGACAGCTACTTTCCCCGCTGGTTCCCGCCTCTGTTCATGAAAGAATGGGATCACCTTTCCACGCGCGATGTCGAGGAAGTGATCGGAGCCTTCTTCCTCGTCCGGCGTGACGTGTGGCATCAACTGAATGGGCTGGATGAGCGATACTTCGTTTACTTCGAAGAAGTCGACTTCTGCGAACGAGCCAGGCTGGCCGGATATCGCACGGTCTACTTTGCCGGGGCACGCGCTCGGCATCTGGGTGGTGGCTCGTCCAAACAGATTCGCGGCAAAGCAGGCTTCTACAATCTGCGAGCCCGATTGCAATATGCCGCCAAACATTTTTCCAAGCGACAAGCACAACTGGTTGTGCTCCATACCCTGACCATTGAACCAGCCATTCGTCTCTTCGAAGCGGCTATCAAACTGAAGTTCAAGCGTCTTCCCGAGATCTGGACTTCCTACCAGATGCTCTGGCGAGACTGGCTGACTTATGGCATTCGCCAGGTGGCAATCTACGAGCGTCCGCCCATTCATCAGCCCTCTGGCGGTAAAAACGCGAAGGCCGCCTGA
- a CDS encoding FAD-binding oxidoreductase → MPITTEFLRTLATIVGSKHLRTVASELLVYECDGYTIEKNVPEVVVFPASTDELSRVMKACTQAKIPVVPRGAGTGLAGGCLPIGGGVMIATTRMTSIEEIHLRDRYAVVQAGVVNIHLNRELAGSGYHYAPDPSSQSACTIGGNVATNSGGPHTLKYGVTVNHVLGVEMVLPDGSIEVFGGPRGTSDPLDLTGLMVGSEGTLGICTRAWVRLTRDPAAWRTLLAIFATVADATNAISSIIGAGLIPAALELMDQGIIQAVEAAFQYGFPLDAGAVLIIELDGLEIAVQEESVKIAALLEQHHVRETRVAQSAAERAALWKCRKQSFGAIGRLSPSYCTQDGVVPRTRLPEILSFIQRTSEKYDIRIVNVCHAGDGNIHPVLLFDERHEGELSRVLQASDEILNECIRLGGSITGEHGIGVEKRAFLPKLFSPVDVEVMSRVRSTFNPENLLSPGKMFPAGSGCGSEHIERVHPGKQASA, encoded by the coding sequence ATGCCTATCACCACTGAATTCTTGAGGACGCTCGCCACCATCGTGGGCTCGAAGCATCTGCGCACGGTGGCGAGCGAGCTGCTGGTGTATGAGTGTGATGGCTACACCATCGAGAAGAATGTCCCCGAGGTGGTTGTCTTCCCCGCTTCTACCGACGAACTTTCCCGCGTGATGAAAGCGTGTACCCAGGCAAAAATTCCTGTCGTGCCGCGTGGAGCCGGGACGGGGTTGGCTGGTGGTTGTTTACCCATTGGTGGCGGCGTGATGATCGCCACCACACGGATGACGTCCATTGAAGAAATTCATCTGCGAGATCGCTATGCCGTCGTTCAAGCCGGTGTGGTGAACATCCATTTGAACCGGGAACTGGCGGGTTCAGGCTATCATTATGCTCCGGATCCTTCCTCGCAAAGTGCCTGCACGATTGGCGGCAACGTGGCGACCAACAGCGGTGGCCCGCATACCCTCAAATACGGGGTGACGGTGAATCATGTCCTGGGGGTCGAAATGGTGCTGCCGGATGGCTCCATCGAGGTTTTTGGTGGCCCCCGGGGAACCAGCGATCCACTCGATCTGACGGGGCTGATGGTGGGGAGTGAAGGGACATTGGGTATCTGTACGCGGGCCTGGGTCAGGCTCACACGCGATCCTGCCGCCTGGCGAACATTACTCGCCATCTTTGCCACAGTTGCCGATGCCACCAATGCGATCAGTTCGATCATTGGGGCGGGGTTGATCCCTGCAGCGCTGGAGTTGATGGATCAGGGCATCATTCAGGCGGTCGAAGCGGCATTTCAATACGGGTTCCCGCTCGATGCCGGGGCTGTGCTGATTATTGAACTCGATGGGCTGGAGATCGCGGTCCAGGAAGAATCAGTCAAGATCGCTGCACTACTCGAACAGCACCATGTGCGGGAAACGCGGGTGGCTCAATCGGCAGCCGAGCGCGCCGCGCTTTGGAAGTGCCGCAAGCAATCCTTCGGAGCAATCGGCCGGCTCAGCCCCAGCTACTGCACACAGGATGGAGTGGTGCCGCGTACGCGGCTGCCAGAAATTCTTTCGTTTATTCAGCGCACTAGTGAGAAGTATGACATTCGCATTGTGAATGTCTGCCACGCCGGTGATGGCAACATCCATCCCGTCCTGCTATTCGATGAACGCCACGAGGGGGAATTGAGTCGAGTCCTGCAGGCGAGCGATGAAATCCTCAACGAATGTATTCGGCTCGGCGGGAGCATTACCGGCGAGCATGGCATTGGTGTCGAAAAGCGAGCCTTTCTGCCCAAGCTCTTCTCGCCTGTTGATGTCGAAGTGATGTCGCGTGTGAGAAGCACTTTCAACCCGGAAAACCTGCTGAGCCCCGGGAAGATGTTTCCCGCAGGTTCAGGCTGCGGCAGCGAACATATCGAACGCGTGCACCCCGGCAAACAGGCCAGTGCCTGA
- a CDS encoding DUF1570 domain-containing protein produces the protein MVINMDVSDTSPTRSNFWSPVLLILALFLIILDPSRALAQTTNRAAAAGTLKVLQSQQAKLEEEFAARLETLAKECETRVLPSAALTVRAAKTPADRAAFLARPLPRQTRAEIPLALPADDRFWQTQLRFEQESHAKNLYLHSRKALHAGFGSYALDLVREVAQHDPDNKPARKLLGYVQQGQEWMTPFEADMTRKMYVRHPQFGWILKKHVPRYENGERFVQSRWVSAEKEAEIRRDFRQAWEIRTEHFLIKTNHSLEKGVELGDALEAFYDFFHLQFAGFFNTPEQLAQLFDGKTQARTVSKPHVVHYYRTRLEYNERLKQFVPQIDITNGLYRPTERIAHFFHDPEVSAKTTLYHEATHQLLYEIGRDREIARYENFWIVEGIACYFESFSEKDLGASLGDPRFDRFLAARYRFLNDGYYLPLREMAPLGMQAFQSSEKLAWNYQQAANMTKYLMEAEGGRYRDAVIAHLSQIYSMSDLKRDSVDSIEELVGVPFEQLDAGYREFVIQQEELARSLPPANPAIITP, from the coding sequence ATGGTCATCAACATGGATGTGAGCGATACCTCTCCCACCAGATCGAACTTCTGGTCTCCGGTGCTCCTGATCCTTGCCTTGTTTTTGATCATCCTCGATCCCTCCCGGGCTCTGGCGCAGACGACGAATCGTGCGGCTGCTGCTGGCACGTTGAAAGTTCTCCAGAGTCAACAGGCCAAGTTGGAAGAAGAATTTGCCGCCAGGCTTGAGACTCTGGCCAAAGAGTGCGAAACCCGTGTGCTTCCCAGTGCTGCTCTCACAGTTCGCGCTGCGAAAACACCGGCAGATCGGGCAGCCTTTCTCGCCAGGCCCTTACCGCGCCAAACACGCGCGGAAATTCCGCTGGCGCTCCCTGCGGACGATCGCTTCTGGCAGACTCAACTTCGCTTCGAACAGGAAAGCCACGCCAAGAATTTATATCTCCATTCACGCAAAGCCTTACATGCGGGTTTTGGCAGTTATGCTCTGGATCTTGTGCGAGAAGTGGCTCAGCACGATCCCGATAACAAGCCTGCTCGCAAATTGCTTGGTTATGTGCAGCAGGGCCAGGAATGGATGACGCCTTTCGAAGCCGACATGACACGCAAAATGTATGTGCGGCATCCGCAGTTTGGCTGGATTCTCAAGAAGCATGTCCCCCGTTACGAAAATGGCGAGCGGTTCGTGCAATCCCGCTGGGTGTCGGCCGAGAAGGAAGCCGAGATTCGCCGTGATTTCCGGCAGGCGTGGGAAATTCGTACTGAGCACTTTCTGATTAAAACCAATCACAGTCTCGAAAAAGGTGTTGAACTTGGGGATGCTCTGGAAGCCTTTTACGACTTCTTCCACCTGCAGTTCGCTGGCTTTTTCAATACCCCCGAGCAGCTGGCTCAATTGTTTGATGGGAAGACCCAGGCACGAACGGTCTCCAAGCCACATGTGGTGCACTACTACCGTACGAGGCTCGAATACAACGAACGCCTGAAGCAGTTTGTTCCACAGATTGATATTACCAATGGCCTGTATCGACCGACGGAACGAATTGCCCACTTCTTTCACGATCCTGAAGTGAGTGCCAAAACGACGCTCTATCATGAAGCGACTCACCAGTTGCTCTACGAGATCGGACGTGATCGCGAGATCGCCCGGTATGAAAACTTCTGGATTGTTGAAGGGATTGCCTGCTATTTCGAATCGTTTTCTGAGAAAGATCTGGGTGCCAGCCTGGGTGATCCTCGATTTGATCGCTTTCTGGCAGCCCGCTATCGATTTCTGAATGATGGCTACTATCTGCCTCTACGCGAGATGGCACCGCTCGGTATGCAGGCATTTCAATCGAGCGAAAAACTTGCCTGGAACTATCAGCAGGCTGCGAACATGACCAAGTATCTCATGGAAGCGGAAGGTGGCCGCTATCGAGATGCGGTCATTGCCCATCTGTCACAGATCTACTCGATGAGTGATCTGAAGCGAGACAGCGTCGATTCGATTGAAGAACTGGTGGGTGTTCCGTTCGAACAGCTCGATGCCGGTTATCGGGAGTTCGTCATCCAGCAGGAAGAACTGGCTCGCAGCCTGCCACCTGCCAATCCCGCAATCATCACACCTTAA
- a CDS encoding cytochrome d ubiquinol oxidase subunit II: protein MNPDAILPASILYGTLLLALTAYAILGGADFGAGIWEFNTSFRSHRRDRQLLREVIGPVWEANHVWLIFVLVILWSAMPRVFQHLCVVMWLPLLLGLAGIVCRGAAFIFRAYSPVENSVTRASTVLFGLASTAAPFFLGTVVGGILTREATNPRLSQTAWLNPLAIYSGFFAVAVCLYLCSVFLFREASLRHERFLMEIWRSRAMLSGVWTGLLAMAGLAFVSSEQPEMARRLIWGDSPLVLLSWAGGMFSMVALYFRWPLAAVLASVLAVAAVLWGAGLAVSPATMIPEIPLDQLVAPPSVLWAMLVAIAGGMLLLLPSLAWLFWLFKSSSALDHEHLAHSSHP, encoded by the coding sequence ATGAATCCCGATGCTATTCTCCCTGCCTCAATACTTTACGGCACATTGCTGCTGGCACTCACAGCTTATGCCATTCTTGGCGGTGCCGACTTTGGCGCGGGAATCTGGGAGTTCAACACAAGTTTTCGCTCGCATCGTCGAGATCGCCAATTGCTGAGAGAAGTGATTGGCCCTGTCTGGGAAGCCAATCACGTCTGGCTGATTTTTGTGCTGGTGATCCTCTGGTCGGCCATGCCGCGGGTGTTTCAGCATCTGTGTGTGGTGATGTGGCTGCCACTACTTCTGGGATTAGCTGGGATTGTCTGTCGTGGCGCGGCCTTTATCTTTCGCGCGTATTCGCCTGTCGAAAACTCGGTCACGCGTGCGTCGACTGTGCTCTTCGGTCTGGCTTCGACGGCAGCGCCATTTTTTCTGGGAACCGTCGTGGGAGGGATCCTGACCCGTGAGGCAACAAATCCCCGTTTATCGCAGACGGCGTGGCTCAATCCACTGGCGATCTATAGTGGATTTTTTGCAGTGGCTGTCTGCCTCTATCTTTGCTCAGTCTTTCTCTTCCGCGAAGCAAGCCTGCGCCACGAACGTTTTCTGATGGAGATCTGGCGGAGCAGGGCGATGCTCTCCGGTGTCTGGACAGGACTTCTGGCCATGGCAGGGCTGGCGTTTGTCAGCAGCGAACAACCGGAAATGGCCAGGCGACTCATCTGGGGCGACTCACCCTTGGTGCTGCTTTCCTGGGCTGGCGGGATGTTTTCGATGGTCGCGCTCTATTTTCGCTGGCCTCTGGCTGCCGTGCTGGCGAGTGTTTTGGCTGTGGCCGCGGTGCTGTGGGGGGCCGGCTTAGCCGTCTCACCCGCGACCATGATCCCCGAAATTCCACTGGATCAACTGGTGGCTCCGCCGTCCGTCCTCTGGGCCATGCTTGTGGCGATCGCTGGCGGAATGCTCCTTTTATTACCTTCGCTGGCGTGGCTGTTCTGGCTCTTCAAATCGTCTTCAGCACTCGACCATGAGCATCTTGCCCATTCCAGCCATCCCTGA